From the genome of bacterium:
CTATAGTCTTTTCTCCTTTACCCGAAGGACATTTGGAGTACCATCAAGACGGTTTAACCAATAATCTTCGGTATTTTTGGAAATTAATTCTTCAACCTCTTCTTGATGGTCTAAATAATAACTTATAGCATCATAAGCCTGGGAAGGTTTTAAATGTTGGTAGCTTTCTAAAATATCCTCCACTGTATCACCAGATTTAAACATAACCGCAATATTGCGGACTGAAATTCTGGTGTTTTCAATGACCGGCTCTCCTCCACAGATATTCTTGCTTCTGACAATATACGGATGTTCGGTTCTCATTAATTGAGCCATTGTTCTTTTTACCTCCTGGTAACTTCATTATAACATCATTAAACAAAGTTGTCAATAGAAAATTAAGGATTACGCTTAAATTGGAGTTTTATCTATCTCTCTTCCAACTTTTGAATCTTCAAATAAAAAGGGCATTTTTTACATTCTTGTAAGGTGTGGTTATGACAACAGGCTGGATTTTTTACCTCAAAACAATTCTTATCCTGCCTGTACGCCTCGCAGATTAAATAGAAACTTGCAGGGCAAC
Proteins encoded in this window:
- a CDS encoding DUF433 domain-containing protein; the protein is MAQLMRTEHPYIVRSKNICGGEPVIENTRISVRNIAVMFKSGDTVEDILESYQHLKPSQAYDAISYYLDHQEEVEELISKNTEDYWLNRLDGTPNVLRVKEKRL